The sequence AGCTTATATTACTTTCGAATCTCCCTCCATAATTCCCTCACTTGGTTCACTGCCTCCATGAAAACGGTAACCAAGCGAAAGGGATTCTTTCTCATCTCCTCTAAACTGACTGCCACTTGGTTCACTGTGCCACCTACCTGATCGCTGGTCTGTCTCACAAGGTTGGTCACAGCCTGCACGTCCTCCAGCATATATGGCAAATGAGTGTTTAAATCCTGAATCGTTTGCTTGGCCTCATCCGTGAGTTTCCGCGCTGAACGGATCCAAAACGTTAATTCAATGCCAAGCACCCCCAAAATAATGGTCGCTACAAGGGCACATACCTCATAAACCACGGGATCATCCCTCCACCTCGTTCTAGTTGTTCGAAGGCATTGCCCCTAAATTCCAAAGAGCCCACCCGTAATCCGAATCATACGGGTTCGTTGGTTTCATCCCACTGACACGTTCTTGATTCTTCAAGGACTGAATCTTGGATGTACTAGTGGCCGCTGTCCCTTCAATCGTATGTGCAATTGCCACAGCTCCATCTGACATGGCAAGTCCCTTAATATCGCAAATTGACGGATTTATAACAAGCCAATAGGTTGTATTTGGGGTAAGGGCTGTAGTCGGAATCACTTGCACATCAGATGGTCCAAGGGGTTCAAATATTGCAGGCGTTCTTTGGCCTGTTGCGCTATTGATCAGCTCTAGACTTGTGTTATTCACGCTTTGCCAATCGACTGCTCCCGCAAAGTTCACCGTGAACTTCTTATCCAGCGGCACCGCTGACAATTCGCTGACTTTGCGATAGTTTCGGTAATAGAGAGAATAACGCTCCAAGGATTGGTACGCAGGCACCGAGTTCGCAAGTTCCCCCCATGCTTCCCAATAATCCATTGTCTTAGCCTTGGAAATCGCCTCCGTTTCACTCAATAGCATCAATTCTGCCGCTTTGAGCGAGTCTGTTTGCTTAATTTCAACATCAGGATCTACGCCCACTTTATTAATCTCATGGCCCAAAGGGGAATAAAAACGATCAACCGTCATTTTAAGGACACCCCCATTCGTAAGGGTAAACATGCTCTGGACCGTCCCCTTCCCATAGGTAGTTGTACCTACCAGAGTTGCCTTTTGGTGATCTTTGACTGCAGCTGTTAATATCTCTGATGCACTGGCACTATTCTTATTGGTTAGGAAAATGACCGGTTGACTAAGTATGAAGCCATGGTCCGGTGCTTTGTATTGAGAAACGGTACCAGTTCGGTCTTTGATACGTACCACAACATCAGGGCCTACGAAATAGCCCGCGAGATCAATTGCCGAACTCAAATAGCCTCCCCCATTATCTCTTAAATCCACAATCCATCCGTTTATATTTTGACTTTTTAAACGGTTAACCACCGCGAGAAATTCTGTCGGTGTATCTCTTCCAAATGAATTCAGATCAAGATAGCCGATATGCCCATCTAGCACATCTCCCGTCACTGTAGGTTCAGTTACTGCCCTGCGCGTGACCGTAAACTCCTTGGTCTCCGTCCCATGTTTCACGCTGATTTGAACTGTGCTTCCATCCAGACCCCGCAGGATGTTCACTGCTTCATCCGAAGAGAGCCCGACTAGCGTTTGCCCAGCCGCACTGAAAATTAAGTCCCCAGCTTTCAATCCAACCTCTTCCGCTGGTGAACCAGAGATGACAGCGACCACCCTCACCCCTTCGGGTTCCATGTTAATATGAACCCCAATCCCATAAAAACGCATATCTATACTCCCCACAAAGCCCTGATATCCCTCAGGGGAGAAGTACATCGTGTGAGGATCCCCAAGCAACTTCAGAGTCTCGTCCACAGTCGGAGCGTTTAAGACCTCAGCGGATACCGGGTCCACATACTGGTTTTGTAGCAGCGTCCGAATTTCTGGCAAAACATCAACATTGGAAGCTAGAACCATCGTCGAGGAACTCAGAATTAGGGTTAATACGAGCATAAAGTTTAAAAGTATGTATCCAGCTACTTTTCTTCGTAAAAATCTTGCTAGCATTTTTTCTATGATCTCCCTCCAGAGTTATAAAGGCTACTCTGGATAATAGATTCGACACATTATTGGATTCACCTTCGACCTCCTTAAAAAGTTCTTTAAACAAAAAATAGAATGCCTGTCTATGACGATGATAGGCATTTCTATGTACTGATTATTATATTGCCATTAGATGATTCTTCATCAAGTTAAATTTGCCCATTAAAAAGGGAAAAGGTACCAACAACCTCTTCCCAAAGCCTACTACTCTATTCTAGCCATTTCTCTTATTGTCCCTACCTCTTTGAGCTCCGGCAGCGCCTCCACGAACATCATTGCCTTTACCTCTTCTTGACCAAGTGTCCGTCTTGGGTGCATAGCCGCTTCTGTTATAACCACCCTGTGGTGGTCTTGGATTTCCCATACTTCTCGTTCTAAGGGGTGCCGCCTCCGTTAATCGAACTTCTACATTTTCAGGTTCCTTAGTAATAATCTTCAACGCAGCGGATAAGAGGGTTACTGAGTCATTTTCAGCCAGCAAATCTTCAGCTACCCCTTTATATTTCTCAATATCTTCTTCTGCAATGACTCGCAGAATTTCATTCATTGTTAAGCGTTGCTGCCCTTCTACTGCCTCAACAATGGTAGGAATAGGCTTACGCACAATCCTGCGCTTAATCACGGATTCAATCAGTCTCAACATGCCCATCTCACGAGGTGTGACTAAGGTAATGGCTAAACCTGATTTTCCAGCCCGACCAGTACGACCCACCCGATGAACATAACTTTCTGTGTCTTGTGGTATGTCGAAGTTAAACACGTGGGTCACTCCACTAATATCCAAACCACGAGCAGCCACATCAGTAGCGACCAAAACCTCAATGGTTCCATCTTTAAACTGACGCAAAACGCTATCTCTCTTGCTTTGGGTCAAGTCACCATGAATTCCTTCCGCAGAATAACCGCGCTTACTCAAAGCTTCGGAAAGTTCATCCACTCTCCGTTTTGTTCGAGCAAA is a genomic window of Desulfosporosinus sp. Sb-LF containing:
- a CDS encoding S41 family peptidase, giving the protein MLARFLRRKVAGYILLNFMLVLTLILSSSTMVLASNVDVLPEIRTLLQNQYVDPVSAEVLNAPTVDETLKLLGDPHTMYFSPEGYQGFVGSIDMRFYGIGVHINMEPEGVRVVAVISGSPAEEVGLKAGDLIFSAAGQTLVGLSSDEAVNILRGLDGSTVQISVKHGTETKEFTVTRRAVTEPTVTGDVLDGHIGYLDLNSFGRDTPTEFLAVVNRLKSQNINGWIVDLRDNGGGYLSSAIDLAGYFVGPDVVVRIKDRTGTVSQYKAPDHGFILSQPVIFLTNKNSASASEILTAAVKDHQKATLVGTTTYGKGTVQSMFTLTNGGVLKMTVDRFYSPLGHEINKVGVDPDVEIKQTDSLKAAELMLLSETEAISKAKTMDYWEAWGELANSVPAYQSLERYSLYYRNYRKVSELSAVPLDKKFTVNFAGAVDWQSVNNTSLELINSATGQRTPAIFEPLGPSDVQVIPTTALTPNTTYWLVINPSICDIKGLAMSDGAVAIAHTIEGTAATSTSKIQSLKNQERVSGMKPTNPYDSDYGWALWNLGAMPSNN
- a CDS encoding DEAD/DEAH box helicase codes for the protein MATFTDLGLSEPLIRSIINMGFEEMTPIQEKTIPTTMEGKDLIGQAQTGTGKTAAYGIPLVERIKEQAEQIQGIVLAPTRELAVQVAEELNKIGQFKRIHALPIYGGQGIDWQIRALKKRPHIIVATPGRLMDHMRRKTIRLNDIKIVVLDEADEMLNMGFLEDIETILKEIPEERQTLLFSATMPRQIQNIAQRFMKEPELISIKSTGVTVSDTEQHYVEVSERLKFDVLSRILDIQSPDLSIVFARTKRRVDELSEALSKRGYSAEGIHGDLTQSKRDSVLRQFKDGTIEVLVATDVAARGLDISGVTHVFNFDIPQDTESYVHRVGRTGRAGKSGLAITLVTPREMGMLRLIESVIKRRIVRKPIPTIVEAVEGQQRLTMNEILRVIAEEDIEKYKGVAEDLLAENDSVTLLSAALKIITKEPENVEVRLTEAAPLRTRSMGNPRPPQGGYNRSGYAPKTDTWSRRGKGNDVRGGAAGAQRGRDNKRNG